One Mycolicibacterium crocinum DNA window includes the following coding sequences:
- a CDS encoding Ig-like domain-containing protein, translating to MSAPVVAPNPAGLLNGIVTSLLNPFLKPAPTNSGPIVPIIWTALGTVRRDLFNQAPTIGTPSTTVQTGQTVTGNIGATDIEGDPLKYTVTQGPKYGTVTIDQATGNFTYTPDDINYNAAQTDSFTISVTDGKFNVLMPFSSRTVSASSSLTVLSPQATRVILNVPSTITSPQIPRFSPDGKSLYFAGTPVAGGRSELYMMSADDTDGSTVTCVTCGVSTSITNDLRKPVPTADGSGRIVLQSVNPATGSYTNVVYQPATDTASASLIPIITPASGSTAIDKQREMRISPDGKYVLFSQIQLGTGNLITAVPIVGKLNLTTNATTGAPEYHIDDARVVYPVGEGKQWTPDGKGVIILGGQYESGNVDDVVVDLATGNVTRLTGNLDYDEDVDMSPNQQWIAICSTRGLDALTPMTRIDRPALLPAYIQGSVYNAYAGKLATADYPSGTGINVSNQEWLVAVEDDLKGENGIPLFVTGDGYTARSMPSWNADGTSVAFWERSITDPSDTRLVITNLKYTTSVGTVQGDRVTPNADWAPALSTYKAGPAPLPPVGAYTSQYGGTAYVSEAPDTTIAGNTIRTVTYTNYVNSEGMILNGTESTSTGASQASIVYKANIVVTGDHTGSLTANATINKLTTTITGTISSTLDGNTQVLLDPTKVIDDQLSA from the coding sequence GTGAGCGCACCCGTCGTGGCTCCCAATCCGGCCGGCCTGCTGAACGGCATCGTCACCTCGCTGCTCAATCCGTTCCTCAAGCCGGCGCCCACCAACAGCGGGCCCATCGTGCCGATCATCTGGACCGCCTTGGGTACGGTACGACGCGACCTGTTCAATCAGGCGCCGACGATCGGCACACCGAGCACCACGGTGCAGACGGGTCAGACCGTCACCGGCAATATCGGCGCCACGGATATCGAGGGCGACCCGCTGAAGTACACCGTGACCCAGGGCCCCAAGTACGGCACGGTGACCATCGACCAGGCGACCGGGAACTTCACCTACACCCCTGATGACATCAATTACAATGCGGCGCAGACTGATTCGTTCACGATCTCGGTCACCGATGGCAAATTCAACGTGCTGATGCCGTTCAGCTCGCGCACCGTGTCGGCCAGCAGCAGCCTGACAGTGCTCAGTCCACAAGCCACGCGGGTGATCCTGAACGTGCCCAGCACAATCACCAGCCCGCAGATTCCGAGGTTCAGCCCGGACGGCAAGTCACTTTACTTCGCAGGCACGCCGGTAGCCGGGGGGCGCAGCGAGCTCTACATGATGAGCGCCGACGACACCGACGGGTCGACCGTCACCTGCGTCACCTGCGGAGTGTCGACAAGTATCACCAACGATCTGCGCAAACCGGTTCCGACTGCTGACGGCTCGGGCCGCATTGTCCTGCAGTCGGTGAATCCGGCTACTGGGTCTTACACCAACGTCGTGTACCAGCCCGCCACCGACACCGCGTCGGCCTCGCTGATTCCCATCATCACGCCGGCGTCGGGGTCCACCGCGATCGACAAGCAGCGCGAGATGCGCATCTCGCCCGACGGCAAGTACGTGCTGTTCAGCCAAATTCAGCTCGGTACAGGCAATCTCATCACCGCCGTTCCCATTGTCGGCAAGTTGAACCTGACCACCAACGCGACCACCGGAGCGCCCGAGTACCACATCGACGACGCTCGGGTCGTCTATCCGGTCGGTGAAGGTAAGCAGTGGACACCCGACGGCAAGGGTGTGATCATTCTGGGCGGTCAGTACGAGTCCGGCAACGTCGACGACGTCGTCGTCGACCTCGCCACCGGGAATGTCACCCGGCTGACCGGCAACCTCGACTACGACGAAGATGTCGACATGTCGCCCAACCAGCAGTGGATTGCGATCTGCAGCACCCGTGGGCTCGACGCCTTGACCCCAATGACCCGAATTGACCGCCCGGCGCTGCTGCCCGCCTACATTCAGGGCAGCGTGTACAACGCCTACGCCGGCAAGCTCGCCACCGCGGACTATCCCAGCGGCACCGGGATCAATGTGTCGAACCAGGAATGGTTGGTCGCCGTCGAAGACGACCTCAAGGGCGAGAACGGTATTCCGCTGTTTGTGACAGGCGACGGTTACACCGCCCGCAGCATGCCGAGTTGGAACGCAGACGGAACCTCGGTTGCGTTCTGGGAGCGCAGCATCACCGACCCGTCCGACACCCGACTGGTCATCACCAACCTGAAGTACACGACCAGCGTTGGCACCGTGCAGGGTGATCGGGTCACGCCGAACGCAGACTGGGCACCGGCGCTAAGCACCTACAAGGCCGGTCCCGCGCCGCTGCCGCCCGTCGGGGCATACACCAGCCAGTACGGCGGCACCGCGTACGTCTCCGAAGCGCCCGACACCACCATCGCCGGCAACACGATTCGCACGGTCACGTACACCAACTACGTCAACTCCGAAGGCATGATCCTCAACGGCACCGAGTCGACGAGCACGGGGGCCAGTCAAGCCTCGATCGTGTACAAGGCCAATATCGTCGTCACCGGTGACCACACCGGCTCGCTGACGGCCAATGCCACCATCAACAAGCTGACGACGACCATCACCGGCACGATCTCGTCGACCCTCGATGGCAACACCCAGGTGCTGCTCGATCCGACGAAGGTCATCGACGACCAGCTGAGCGCTTAG
- a CDS encoding MlaE family ABC transporter permease, with translation MSELDLPASRQLSGGGVEVIENWTVGYVKRHPLASLRTVGEQFVLGVRTLQYLFLDLVTGRFPLQEFVRQGAFMAGTAVVPTVLVALPVGVTLSIQFALLAGQVGATSLAGAASGLAVIRQAASLVAAILMAAAVGSAITADLGSRTMREEIDAMEVMGVSVIRRLVVPRFAAAIMIGVALTGVVCFVGFLASYLFNVYFQNGAPGSFVATFASFTTPGDMVLALLKAVVFGAIVAIVSSQKGLSTKGGPTGVANSVNAAVVESILILMIVNVVISQLYNMLFPRVGL, from the coding sequence ATGTCTGAGCTGGATCTGCCTGCGAGCCGTCAGTTGAGCGGCGGCGGGGTGGAGGTCATCGAGAACTGGACCGTCGGCTATGTGAAGCGGCATCCGCTCGCGTCACTCCGGACGGTCGGCGAGCAGTTCGTGCTGGGCGTGCGAACTCTGCAGTACTTGTTCCTCGACCTCGTCACCGGCCGCTTCCCGCTGCAGGAGTTCGTCCGGCAGGGCGCGTTCATGGCCGGGACCGCCGTGGTGCCGACCGTGCTGGTGGCCCTGCCGGTCGGGGTGACGTTGTCGATCCAGTTCGCGCTGCTTGCCGGGCAGGTGGGCGCGACCTCGCTGGCGGGTGCGGCCAGTGGTCTCGCGGTGATCCGGCAGGCGGCATCCCTGGTGGCGGCGATCCTGATGGCGGCCGCTGTCGGCTCGGCCATTACCGCCGACCTCGGCTCACGCACGATGCGCGAAGAGATCGACGCCATGGAGGTCATGGGTGTCTCGGTGATCCGTCGCCTCGTCGTTCCGCGGTTCGCCGCCGCGATCATGATCGGCGTCGCGCTGACCGGGGTGGTCTGCTTCGTCGGGTTCCTGGCGAGCTATCTATTCAACGTCTACTTCCAGAACGGGGCACCCGGCAGCTTCGTGGCCACCTTCGCCTCGTTCACCACACCGGGTGACATGGTGTTGGCTCTTCTCAAGGCCGTGGTGTTCGGCGCGATCGTCGCGATCGTGTCGAGTCAGAAGGGCTTGTCCACCAAAGGCGGTCCGACCGGGGTGGCCAACTCGGTGAATGCCGCTGTGGTCGAGTCGATTCTGATCCTGATGATCGTCAACGTCGTCATCAGCCAGCTGTACAACATGCTGTTTCCCAGGGTGGGCCTGTGA
- a CDS encoding bifunctional serine/threonine-protein kinase/transporter substrate-binding domain-containing protein produces MEATPFGHYQLQELIGRGGMGEVYRAFDTKTDRVVALKVLPHRLAEDETFQQRFRREAQAAAALNEPHVVPIHSYGEIDGRLYLDMRLIEGRTLGAILSDTGRPLDPALAVNIVEQVAGALDAAHAAGLIHRDVKPSNILITGRDFAYLIDFGLARTAGEAGLTTAGSTLGTLAYMAPERFSGGQADHRSDVYALTCVLYECLTGDRPYPDDSLEQQIAGHMTTPAPRPSEKDSRLAAFDDVIAKGMAKKPAQRYDSAGQLAAAARQALSARVRRTGSSGRHAMAAPTPHRRRAFIAIGAAALLVAAAGLGAWQWRAAETRSSSATSLAGTASSSQPLPQADGAVPEIAATVPAKIRDTGRLIVGVNIPYAPNEFIDADGNVVGFDVDLMNAVARTLGLTPEYRQTAFEAIIPSVRAGDFNLGMSSFTDTKEREAAADFVTYFRAGTLWAQRPGAAIDPDNACGLKVGVAYPSLQESDELPAKSKDCVAAGKPAIKKVIYTRQDDLNTALMAGEVDAMSADSPVTGFAIKTSGGQLEAAGAVFDSAPYGWPVAKDSGLAEPLRQALQHLIDTGEYRTIATIWGVEKGMIDKPSINGAVR; encoded by the coding sequence GTGGAGGCGACACCATTCGGGCACTATCAGCTGCAAGAGCTGATAGGCCGCGGCGGCATGGGCGAGGTCTACCGCGCTTTCGACACCAAGACCGACCGGGTCGTCGCCCTCAAGGTGCTTCCGCACCGGCTGGCCGAGGATGAAACCTTCCAGCAACGTTTCAGGCGCGAAGCTCAAGCCGCCGCTGCCCTCAACGAACCGCACGTCGTCCCGATCCACAGTTATGGCGAGATCGACGGGCGGTTGTACCTGGATATGCGGCTGATCGAGGGCCGCACGCTCGGCGCCATCCTGTCCGACACCGGCAGGCCACTGGACCCTGCCCTCGCGGTCAACATTGTCGAGCAGGTCGCGGGAGCCCTGGACGCAGCGCACGCCGCCGGCCTGATCCACCGCGACGTCAAACCGTCCAACATCCTGATCACCGGCCGCGACTTCGCCTACCTCATCGACTTCGGCTTGGCCCGGACCGCGGGCGAAGCCGGGCTGACGACGGCAGGCAGCACCCTGGGGACGCTGGCGTACATGGCGCCCGAGCGGTTCAGCGGCGGCCAGGCCGATCACCGATCCGATGTCTACGCGCTGACCTGTGTCCTCTACGAGTGCCTCACCGGGGATCGGCCGTACCCGGACGACAGTCTGGAACAGCAGATCGCCGGGCACATGACGACGCCGGCGCCGCGCCCGTCCGAGAAGGATTCCAGGCTGGCGGCGTTCGACGACGTCATCGCCAAGGGAATGGCCAAGAAGCCGGCCCAACGCTATGACAGCGCCGGACAGTTGGCTGCCGCTGCGCGCCAGGCGTTGAGCGCGCGGGTCCGCAGGACCGGCAGTTCCGGACGCCACGCGATGGCCGCGCCGACGCCGCATCGGCGTCGCGCGTTCATCGCCATCGGTGCAGCCGCGCTGTTGGTGGCCGCCGCCGGGTTGGGTGCCTGGCAGTGGCGAGCAGCCGAGACCCGGTCCAGCAGCGCAACGAGTTTGGCCGGGACGGCGTCCAGTTCGCAGCCGCTGCCGCAGGCCGATGGCGCCGTCCCAGAGATCGCGGCCACCGTGCCGGCCAAGATCCGGGACACCGGGCGACTGATCGTCGGCGTCAACATTCCCTATGCGCCAAACGAATTCATCGATGCCGACGGCAATGTCGTCGGTTTCGACGTCGACCTGATGAACGCCGTGGCGCGCACGTTGGGCCTGACCCCGGAATATCGCCAGACCGCGTTCGAGGCCATCATCCCGTCGGTGCGGGCCGGCGACTTCAATCTCGGTATGTCGTCGTTCACCGACACCAAGGAACGTGAGGCTGCAGCCGATTTCGTCACCTACTTTCGCGCCGGCACCCTGTGGGCGCAGCGTCCCGGGGCGGCGATAGACCCTGACAATGCATGCGGTCTCAAGGTTGGGGTGGCCTATCCGTCGCTGCAGGAATCCGACGAGCTGCCGGCCAAGAGCAAGGACTGTGTGGCCGCCGGCAAACCGGCCATCAAGAAGGTCATCTACACCCGCCAGGACGACCTCAATACCGCGCTGATGGCCGGTGAAGTCGATGCGATGTCGGCTGATTCGCCCGTCACGGGGTTCGCGATCAAGACCAGCGGTGGACAGCTCGAAGCAGCCGGCGCGGTCTTCGACTCCGCACCGTACGGGTGGCCGGTGGCCAAGGATTCCGGTCTTGCCGAGCCGTTGCGCCAGGCGCTGCAGCACCTGATCGACACCGGCGAATACCGCACCATCGCCACGATCTGGGGTGTCGAGAAGGGGATGATCGACAAGCCGTCGATCAACGGCGCTGTGCGCTGA
- a CDS encoding DUF5709 domain-containing protein, with protein MSTWDDTTDTGEYSVEDDNQLQPEDTLVDRGVDDILDEGISPPERPVARTNLDHPGKESLDELLAEEEPDPISRIGNVLDELNGVQPDELEYPEDDEVGRRRSGRLVAPDEGFGEDDESELIAEDVGIDGGAASAEEAAMHVIEDED; from the coding sequence GTGAGCACTTGGGACGACACCACTGACACCGGCGAATACAGCGTCGAGGACGACAACCAGCTTCAACCCGAGGACACTCTGGTCGATCGCGGCGTCGACGACATCCTCGACGAGGGCATCTCTCCGCCCGAGCGACCAGTCGCCCGCACCAACCTCGACCACCCCGGCAAGGAAAGCCTCGACGAGTTGCTGGCCGAGGAGGAGCCCGATCCGATCTCCCGGATCGGCAATGTGCTCGACGAACTCAATGGTGTGCAGCCCGATGAGCTGGAGTACCCGGAGGACGACGAGGTCGGCCGGCGGCGATCCGGCCGACTGGTGGCACCGGATGAGGGCTTCGGCGAGGACGACGAATCCGAGCTCATCGCCGAAGACGTCGGTATCGACGGCGGGGCGGCCTCCGCGGAGGAGGCCGCCATGCACGTCATCGAGGATGAGGACTAA
- a CDS encoding ABC transporter permease, whose amino-acid sequence MTASTYSPFRVPWTRFSRTLTSPVVRMGHMLVFFIRAVAAVPIVLRHYRTEFARLLSDITWGNGSLVVGGGTAGVALVLGVTVGAIVGIEGYNFLNLLGLGPATGIISSLVNTRELAPIAASLAFATQGGCRFTAQLGSMRIAEEIDALDSLAIRPIPYLVTTRLMASVVAVIPLYVMCLAVSYLTTQIVVEVISGGSNGAYLHYFTLMLSGTDVLYSLLKAVVFVWIASTIQCYYGFYASGGPEGVGIAAGHAMRAAITVTIVVNMLLTMALWSVDAGARFGG is encoded by the coding sequence GTGACTGCGTCCACCTACAGCCCCTTCCGGGTTCCGTGGACCCGGTTCTCCCGAACGCTCACGTCACCGGTCGTGCGGATGGGCCACATGCTGGTCTTCTTCATCCGCGCGGTCGCGGCGGTGCCGATTGTGTTGCGCCACTACCGAACCGAGTTCGCCCGGCTGCTGTCCGATATCACCTGGGGTAACGGATCGTTGGTGGTCGGTGGCGGCACGGCGGGCGTCGCACTGGTCCTGGGTGTGACGGTCGGCGCGATCGTCGGCATCGAGGGCTACAACTTCCTGAACCTGTTGGGTCTGGGCCCGGCGACCGGGATCATCTCCTCGCTGGTGAACACCCGCGAGCTCGCCCCGATCGCGGCATCGCTGGCCTTCGCCACGCAGGGCGGCTGCCGCTTCACCGCACAGCTGGGGTCCATGCGGATCGCCGAGGAGATCGACGCGCTCGACTCGCTGGCGATCCGGCCCATCCCCTATCTGGTGACCACGCGGCTGATGGCGTCGGTGGTCGCCGTGATCCCGCTCTACGTCATGTGTTTGGCGGTGAGCTACCTGACCACCCAGATCGTGGTCGAGGTGATCAGCGGCGGATCCAACGGGGCGTACCTGCACTACTTCACGTTGATGCTGTCCGGCACGGACGTCCTGTACTCACTGCTGAAGGCGGTCGTGTTCGTATGGATCGCCTCGACGATCCAGTGCTACTACGGCTTCTACGCCAGCGGCGGACCGGAAGGTGTCGGCATCGCCGCCGGGCATGCGATGCGCGCGGCCATCACGGTGACGATCGTCGTCAACATGCTGCTGACGATGGCGCTGTGGAGCGTCGACGCCGGAGCGAGGTTCGGCGGCTAG
- a CDS encoding NADH-ubiquinone oxidoreductase-F iron-sulfur binding region domain-containing protein has translation MPNTPRLLSAPGPSLTQHLDHFGAVPKIAGAQLVSYLTDAGLSGRGGAGFPTARKLAAVTGPNPVVVANGAEGEPLSRKDALLLTRAPHLVLDGMHIAAAAIGARTLYLYVHVDAVASVRKALAERRAAGIDPVGIEVTVVEAPDTFVAGEESAAIRHIEGGPALPRDRTVPVAVSGVGKRPTLVNNVETLAHIALIARRGADWFRSIGDPADPGTMLVTLSGALDDEGVVEVPTGVPIANLIDTRELSAVLVGGYHGSWLPADAFAGTRLSRSGLKSLGASPGAGIVHALGATECGLARTAEITQYLADQSARQCGPCRNGLPRLSELTEELAYGRAGDHVVKEIRRIARLVDGRGACRHPDGTARMVRSALSTFAADIEQHKRRRCSAVPSAPVSGLPTA, from the coding sequence ATGCCTAATACACCTCGGCTGCTGTCGGCTCCCGGCCCGAGCCTGACCCAACATCTGGACCACTTCGGCGCTGTGCCGAAAATTGCTGGTGCTCAGCTGGTTTCGTATCTGACCGACGCCGGACTGTCCGGACGGGGCGGCGCCGGGTTCCCGACCGCCCGCAAGCTCGCCGCGGTCACCGGCCCGAATCCCGTCGTGGTCGCGAACGGCGCCGAGGGAGAACCGCTGAGCCGCAAGGACGCTCTGCTGTTGACCCGGGCACCGCACCTGGTGCTCGACGGCATGCACATCGCCGCTGCCGCGATCGGCGCCCGCACCCTCTATCTGTACGTCCACGTCGACGCCGTGGCATCGGTGCGCAAGGCCCTCGCCGAGCGGCGGGCGGCGGGAATCGACCCCGTCGGTATCGAGGTGACAGTGGTGGAGGCTCCCGACACCTTCGTCGCGGGCGAGGAATCCGCGGCGATTCGCCACATCGAGGGCGGCCCGGCGCTGCCACGCGATCGCACCGTCCCAGTTGCCGTGTCGGGTGTGGGTAAGCGGCCCACCCTCGTCAATAACGTCGAGACGTTGGCGCACATCGCATTAATCGCACGCCGCGGGGCCGACTGGTTCCGTTCGATCGGCGATCCCGCCGACCCGGGCACCATGCTCGTCACCCTCTCCGGTGCGCTGGACGACGAGGGTGTCGTCGAGGTGCCGACCGGCGTGCCGATCGCCAACCTGATCGACACCCGGGAGTTGTCGGCCGTCCTCGTCGGCGGCTATCACGGAAGTTGGCTGCCCGCTGATGCTTTCGCGGGCACGCGGCTCTCGAGGAGTGGGTTGAAGTCACTGGGGGCATCGCCCGGCGCCGGGATCGTCCATGCGCTGGGCGCGACCGAGTGCGGGCTGGCTCGCACCGCCGAGATCACGCAATACCTCGCGGATCAGAGCGCACGCCAGTGCGGGCCTTGTCGGAATGGACTTCCGCGGTTGTCCGAGCTGACCGAGGAATTGGCCTACGGGCGCGCCGGTGACCACGTGGTCAAGGAGATTCGGCGCATCGCCCGCCTTGTTGACGGCCGCGGGGCGTGCCGGCACCCGGACGGGAC
- a CDS encoding ROK family transcriptional regulator yields MLKPSESTKQSRQVARLLQRQRVVHLLRTSGPLARADLADRLGLPRPSVTALVADLIEDGTLVELESRVEGVSSRGRPRILLGCNPEARRVLGIRIDGIRARVILADATANISAEGETPTGDREPVAVIRSITRLAKKLMSDSTGKPASVVGVCIPGLVDDTTGLVIASHEVGWTNVELGKLLSRDLGIPVAVQDTTKAITLAETIAGQAREARSAVVLDHGGRLGVGLIIDGRPYAGSTGVAGAIGHVPVYGSTASCRCGRTGCMEADMSMYAMQAAAPQTIGKTYDEVDIDALRRENAGNEQSQNIVRDVIDRVAHTAAMIEALLDPELVIVGGLITDFDELADALVARIDELRSPERQGRTTTVRSTIGRDAPIAVIVALQQLDPDIAGMLHTTA; encoded by the coding sequence GTGCTGAAACCGTCGGAGTCGACGAAGCAGAGCAGGCAGGTCGCGCGCCTCCTGCAGCGTCAGCGCGTCGTGCACTTGCTGCGCACGTCCGGGCCGCTGGCCAGGGCCGACCTGGCCGATCGGCTCGGCCTGCCGCGCCCCTCGGTCACCGCGCTCGTCGCCGATCTCATCGAGGATGGCACCCTCGTCGAGTTGGAGTCGCGCGTCGAGGGGGTCAGCTCTCGTGGTCGGCCGCGCATCCTGCTCGGCTGCAATCCGGAGGCGCGCCGCGTGTTGGGCATCCGGATCGACGGGATCCGTGCGCGGGTCATCCTGGCCGACGCCACTGCAAACATCTCAGCTGAAGGCGAGACGCCGACGGGCGACAGAGAGCCTGTGGCGGTCATCCGCTCGATCACCCGCCTCGCCAAGAAGTTGATGAGCGACTCGACTGGCAAGCCGGCGTCTGTCGTCGGTGTGTGCATCCCGGGACTTGTCGACGACACCACCGGACTGGTCATCGCCTCACACGAGGTCGGCTGGACGAATGTCGAACTGGGCAAGCTGCTTTCGCGCGATCTCGGCATTCCGGTAGCCGTTCAAGACACCACCAAGGCGATCACCCTGGCCGAGACGATCGCCGGTCAGGCGCGGGAGGCCCGCTCGGCGGTGGTGCTGGATCACGGCGGCCGGCTCGGTGTCGGACTCATCATCGACGGGCGGCCCTACGCCGGGTCGACGGGCGTCGCCGGCGCCATCGGGCACGTGCCCGTCTACGGCAGTACGGCGTCATGCCGGTGCGGCCGCACCGGCTGCATGGAAGCCGACATGTCGATGTATGCCATGCAGGCCGCCGCCCCGCAAACGATCGGCAAGACCTATGACGAGGTCGACATCGACGCCCTGCGTCGCGAGAACGCTGGAAATGAACAGTCGCAGAACATCGTTCGAGACGTCATCGACCGAGTCGCGCATACCGCCGCGATGATCGAAGCCCTGCTCGACCCGGAACTGGTCATCGTCGGGGGGCTGATCACCGATTTCGACGAACTCGCCGACGCATTGGTTGCCCGCATCGACGAACTCCGCTCGCCGGAGCGACAGGGCCGCACGACCACGGTTCGGTCCACTATCGGCCGTGACGCGCCGATCGCGGTAATCGTTGCGCTGCAACAACTTGACCCCGATATCGCCGGGATGCTGCACACGACTGCGTAA
- a CDS encoding ferric reductase-like transmembrane domain-containing protein, producing the protein MTNEALWALGRGNGIVALAFMTVSVALGIAARSGRPLLALPRFAVSDVHRFAALSATLLVALHIGLLFLDPYAKLRVIDFVVPFLGAYRPLWQGLGTVAVDVLAVVVVTGLLRQRIGPRVFRFVHWATYLMWPVAMAHALGNGTDSDRVWFLAIAGCCAAIVAASLIWRLRANFSEYADA; encoded by the coding sequence ATGACCAACGAAGCGTTGTGGGCGTTGGGGCGCGGCAACGGCATTGTCGCGCTCGCCTTCATGACGGTGTCGGTGGCGCTGGGTATCGCCGCCCGATCCGGTCGGCCGCTGCTGGCGCTACCGAGGTTCGCCGTCTCTGACGTCCATCGGTTCGCCGCCCTGTCCGCCACTCTGCTTGTGGCACTGCACATTGGACTGCTGTTCCTCGATCCGTACGCCAAACTGCGCGTCATCGATTTCGTCGTCCCCTTCCTCGGCGCCTATCGGCCGCTGTGGCAGGGGCTGGGCACCGTCGCCGTCGACGTTCTTGCGGTCGTGGTGGTCACCGGGTTGCTCCGTCAACGCATCGGTCCGCGGGTGTTCCGGTTCGTGCACTGGGCGACCTACCTGATGTGGCCCGTGGCGATGGCGCACGCCCTGGGCAACGGCACCGACTCCGACCGCGTGTGGTTCCTGGCCATCGCCGGATGCTGCGCCGCGATTGTGGCAGCGTCGTTGATCTGGCGGTTGCGCGCCAACTTCAGCGAGTATGCCGATGCCTAA